A window of the Molothrus ater isolate BHLD 08-10-18 breed brown headed cowbird chromosome 16, BPBGC_Mater_1.1, whole genome shotgun sequence genome harbors these coding sequences:
- the SEC14L5 gene encoding SEC14-like protein 5 isoform X1 translates to MVQKYQSPVRVYKYPFELVMAAYEKRFPTCPEIPVFLGSEILHESRSEDGAIHVIERSCKLNVDAPRLLKKIAGVEHVFFIQKNTVNWRERTLRIEAHNETFANRVVVRETCSYSVHPENEEWTCFEQSASLDIKSFFGFESTVEKIAMKQYTSNIKRGKEVIEHYLKELISQGITFIPRWSPPAVEEEERAPALGGAPGAILQESGAAGTSREPPASPCPPPEAASPDGDKLDADYIERYLGQLTPLQESCLIRLRQWLQETHKGKIPKDEHILRFLRARDFNIDKAREMLCQSLAWRKQYQVDLILQSWRPPALLQEYYTGGWHYQDKDGRPLYILRLGQMDTKGLVKALGEESLLRHVLSINEEGQKRCEENTNIFGRPITSWTCLVDLEGLNMRHLWRPGVKALLRIIEVVEDNYPETLGRLLIVRAPRVFPVLWTLVSPFINENTRQKFLIYSGNNYQGSGGLVDYVDKDVIPDFLGGDCMCTVSEGGLVPKSLYQSEDEPENSDHIRLWTETIYHSASVLKGAPHEILVEILEGESVITWDFDILKGDVVFSLFHSKRAPEPSHKEATSPSPSGAGDNVQLIDKSWVLGVDYSRVESPLVCREGESIQGSHVTRWPGFYILQWRMHGPLPCSSSSLPRVDDVLASLQGSSHKCKLIYYYEVLASKDFRGSMSSLESCTSGFSQLSGVTTSSSQSQSSSHLSR, encoded by the exons GCCTACGAGAAACGCTTTCCTACGTGCCCAGAGATCCCAGTCTTCCTGGGGAGTGAAATCCTGCACGAATCCAGGAGTGAGGACGGAGCCATCCACGTCATTGAGCGGAGCTGCAAGCTGAACGTGGACGCTCCCAGGCTGCTGAAGAAG ATTGCAGGGGTGGAGCATGTGTTCTTCATCCAGAAGAACACGGTGAACTGGAGAGAGCGAACGCTGCGCATCGAGGCCCACAACGAGACCTTTGCCAACCGGGTGGTGGTCAGGGAGACCTGCAGCTACTCA GTTCACCCTGAGAATGAAGAGTGGACCTGCTTTGAGCAGTCAGCCTCTCTCGACATCAAATCCTTTTTTGGCTTTGAAAGCACCGTGGAAAAAATTGCCATGAAGCAGTACACCTCCAACATCAAACGG GGCAAGGAGGTGATTGAGCACTACCTGAAGGAGCTGATCTCCCAGGGGATCACGTTCATCCCTCGCTGGAGCCCTCCCGcggtggaggaggaggagcgagCCCCGGCGCTGGGAGGCGCCCCCGGTGCCATCCTGCAGGAATCCggggctgctggcaccagccGGGAGCcgcctgccagcccctgcccgccCCCGGAGGCTGCCAGCCCCGACG GTGACAAGCTGGACGCTGATTACATCGAGCGCTACCTGGGCCAGCTGACCCcgctgcaggagagctgcctgATCCGCCTGCGCCAGTGGCTCCAGGAGACCCACAAGGGCAAG ATCCCCAAGGACGAGCACATCCTGCGCTTCCTGCGCGCCCGCGACTTCAACATCGACAAAGCGCGGGAGATGCTGTGCCAGTCGCTGGCCTGGCGCAAGCAGTACCAGGTGGATCTCATCCTGCAGTCCTGgagacccccagccctgctgcaggagtaCTACACTGGGGGGTGGCACTACCAGGACAAAG ATGGGCGGCCGCTCTACATCCTCCGCCTCGGCCAGATGGACACCAAGGGTTTGGTGAAGGCCCTGGGAGAGGAGTCCCTGCTGCGACAT GTTCTGTCCATTAATGAGGAAGGCCAGAAGAGATGTGAGGAAAACACCAACATCTTTGGCCGCCCCATCAC ATCCTGGACATGCCTGGTGGACTTGGAAGGGCTCAATATGAGGCACCTCTGGCGGCCTGGGGTGAAGGCCCTGCTCAGGATCATTGAGGTGGTGGAGGACAACTACCCTGAGACCCTGGGGAGGCTCCTGATTGTGAGAGCACCACGGGtcttccctgtgctctggacCCTG GTCAGTCCCTTTATCAATGAGAACACACGGCAGAAGTTCCTCATTTACAGTGGCAATAACTACCAGGGCTCAGGAGGGCTGGTGGACTATGTGGACAAGGATGTGATCCCAGACTTCCTGGGAGGAGACTGCATG TGCACTGTCTCAGAGGGGGGGCTCGTCCCCAAGTCCCTGTACCAGAGCGAGGACGAGCCGGAGAACTCGGATCACATCCGGCTGTGGACAGAAACCATCTACCACTCTGCCAGTGTCCTCAAAGGAGCCCCACACGAG ATACTCGTGGAGATCCTGGAAGGGGAATCTGTCATCACCTGGGACTTTGACATCCTGAAGGGAGATGTGGTGTTCAGCCTCTTCCACTCCAAACGAGCTCCTGAGCCAAGTCACAAAGAAGCCACCTCACCAAGTCCCTCTGGTGCAGGGGACAATGTGCAGCTCATTGACaagagctgggtgctgggggtggATTACAGCCGGGTGGAATCTCCCCTGgtctgcagggaaggagagagcaTCCAG ggctcccaTGTCACTCGCTGGCCTGGCTTCTACATCCTGCAGTGGAGGATGCACgggcccctgccctgctccagctccagcctgccccGTGTGGACGATGTCCTggcctccctgcagggctccagccaCAAGTGCAAGCTCATCTACTACTACGAGGTGCTGGCCTCCAAGGACTTCAG GGGATCCATGTCCAGCCTGGAATCTTGCACCAGTGGTTTTTCCCAGCTGAGTGGAGTCACCACATCTTCCAGCcagtcccagagcagctcccacctctCCAGAtag
- the SEC14L5 gene encoding SEC14-like protein 5 isoform X2, with translation MVQKYQSPVRVYKYPFELVMAAYEKRFPTCPEIPVFLGSEILHESRSEDGAIHVIERSCKLNVDAPRLLKKIAGVEHVFFIQKNTVNWRERTLRIEAHNETFANRVVVRETCSYSVHPENEEWTCFEQSASLDIKSFFGFESTVEKIAMKQYTSNIKRGKEVIEHYLKELISQGITFIPRWSPPAVEEEERAPALGGAPGAILQESGAAGTSREPPASPCPPPEAASPDGDKLDADYIERYLGQLTPLQESCLIRLRQWLQETHKGKIPKDEHILRFLRARDFNIDKAREMLCQSLAWRKQYQVDLILQSWRPPALLQEYYTGGWHYQDKDGRPLYILRLGQMDTKGLVKALGEESLLRHVLSINEEGQKRCEENTNIFGRPITSWTCLVDLEGLNMRHLWRPGVKALLRIIEVVEDNYPETLGRLLIVRAPRVFPVLWTLVSPFINENTRQKFLIYSGNNYQGSGGLVDYVDKDVIPDFLGGDCMILVEILEGESVITWDFDILKGDVVFSLFHSKRAPEPSHKEATSPSPSGAGDNVQLIDKSWVLGVDYSRVESPLVCREGESIQGSHVTRWPGFYILQWRMHGPLPCSSSSLPRVDDVLASLQGSSHKCKLIYYYEVLASKDFRGSMSSLESCTSGFSQLSGVTTSSSQSQSSSHLSR, from the exons GCCTACGAGAAACGCTTTCCTACGTGCCCAGAGATCCCAGTCTTCCTGGGGAGTGAAATCCTGCACGAATCCAGGAGTGAGGACGGAGCCATCCACGTCATTGAGCGGAGCTGCAAGCTGAACGTGGACGCTCCCAGGCTGCTGAAGAAG ATTGCAGGGGTGGAGCATGTGTTCTTCATCCAGAAGAACACGGTGAACTGGAGAGAGCGAACGCTGCGCATCGAGGCCCACAACGAGACCTTTGCCAACCGGGTGGTGGTCAGGGAGACCTGCAGCTACTCA GTTCACCCTGAGAATGAAGAGTGGACCTGCTTTGAGCAGTCAGCCTCTCTCGACATCAAATCCTTTTTTGGCTTTGAAAGCACCGTGGAAAAAATTGCCATGAAGCAGTACACCTCCAACATCAAACGG GGCAAGGAGGTGATTGAGCACTACCTGAAGGAGCTGATCTCCCAGGGGATCACGTTCATCCCTCGCTGGAGCCCTCCCGcggtggaggaggaggagcgagCCCCGGCGCTGGGAGGCGCCCCCGGTGCCATCCTGCAGGAATCCggggctgctggcaccagccGGGAGCcgcctgccagcccctgcccgccCCCGGAGGCTGCCAGCCCCGACG GTGACAAGCTGGACGCTGATTACATCGAGCGCTACCTGGGCCAGCTGACCCcgctgcaggagagctgcctgATCCGCCTGCGCCAGTGGCTCCAGGAGACCCACAAGGGCAAG ATCCCCAAGGACGAGCACATCCTGCGCTTCCTGCGCGCCCGCGACTTCAACATCGACAAAGCGCGGGAGATGCTGTGCCAGTCGCTGGCCTGGCGCAAGCAGTACCAGGTGGATCTCATCCTGCAGTCCTGgagacccccagccctgctgcaggagtaCTACACTGGGGGGTGGCACTACCAGGACAAAG ATGGGCGGCCGCTCTACATCCTCCGCCTCGGCCAGATGGACACCAAGGGTTTGGTGAAGGCCCTGGGAGAGGAGTCCCTGCTGCGACAT GTTCTGTCCATTAATGAGGAAGGCCAGAAGAGATGTGAGGAAAACACCAACATCTTTGGCCGCCCCATCAC ATCCTGGACATGCCTGGTGGACTTGGAAGGGCTCAATATGAGGCACCTCTGGCGGCCTGGGGTGAAGGCCCTGCTCAGGATCATTGAGGTGGTGGAGGACAACTACCCTGAGACCCTGGGGAGGCTCCTGATTGTGAGAGCACCACGGGtcttccctgtgctctggacCCTG GTCAGTCCCTTTATCAATGAGAACACACGGCAGAAGTTCCTCATTTACAGTGGCAATAACTACCAGGGCTCAGGAGGGCTGGTGGACTATGTGGACAAGGATGTGATCCCAGACTTCCTGGGAGGAGACTGCATG ATACTCGTGGAGATCCTGGAAGGGGAATCTGTCATCACCTGGGACTTTGACATCCTGAAGGGAGATGTGGTGTTCAGCCTCTTCCACTCCAAACGAGCTCCTGAGCCAAGTCACAAAGAAGCCACCTCACCAAGTCCCTCTGGTGCAGGGGACAATGTGCAGCTCATTGACaagagctgggtgctgggggtggATTACAGCCGGGTGGAATCTCCCCTGgtctgcagggaaggagagagcaTCCAG ggctcccaTGTCACTCGCTGGCCTGGCTTCTACATCCTGCAGTGGAGGATGCACgggcccctgccctgctccagctccagcctgccccGTGTGGACGATGTCCTggcctccctgcagggctccagccaCAAGTGCAAGCTCATCTACTACTACGAGGTGCTGGCCTCCAAGGACTTCAG GGGATCCATGTCCAGCCTGGAATCTTGCACCAGTGGTTTTTCCCAGCTGAGTGGAGTCACCACATCTTCCAGCcagtcccagagcagctcccacctctCCAGAtag